In Solanum lycopersicum chromosome 5, SLM_r2.1, the following are encoded in one genomic region:
- the LOC138348983 gene encoding uncharacterized protein produces MSKRGNETPRKSRRLNEEASSNDFHAPSFKILSQTQSQPSSVKVKSRSVKSTTGKKTNKHPKENEKKRKGKEKKKEDESEKTTKERGMKRKGKEIEESSESESDFVEELIKSKSKKPRAFGIDTSHLQEEEETVKPKKSSKVSKS; encoded by the coding sequence ATGTCTAAAAGAGGCAACGAAACCCCGAGAAAAAGTAGAAGATTGAATGAAGAAGCAAGTTCAAACGATTTCCATgctccatctttcaaaattttatcacaaacACAATCTCAACCTTCATCTGTTAAAGTTAAATCTAGATCAGTGAAATCAACAAcaggaaaaaaaacaaacaaacatccaaaggaaaatgagaagaagagaaaagggaaagaaaagaaaaaagaagatgaatcTGAGAAAACAACGAAAGAAAGAGgaatgaaaaggaaaggaaaagaaatcgaGGAATCATCAGAGTCTGAATCTGATTTTGTGGAAGAattgataaaatcaaaatccaaaaaaccaAGAGCATTTGGAATCGATACTTCACatttacaagaagaagaagaaacagttaaacccaaaaaaagttcaaaggttagtaaaagttaa